A single Halobellus ruber DNA region contains:
- a CDS encoding DUF5804 family protein has translation MTRVCLLGSEGTDVQYELLSRETAREALSTYERYAPFENSLAVDTVSLGAAVSLCNDLNWYLVRFVDLALIREPSVSGAEWLSRALATAIRNGDVDPEDTGDRLAVYGVDGGRVVEPMYVTRRPDGTVPDYDLRDVPETVTVRVTDAEFDAG, from the coding sequence GTGACGCGGGTCTGTCTGCTCGGTTCCGAGGGGACTGACGTGCAGTACGAACTGCTCTCCCGTGAGACCGCCCGGGAGGCGCTCTCGACGTACGAGCGGTACGCCCCCTTCGAGAACTCGCTTGCGGTCGACACGGTGAGCCTCGGCGCGGCGGTGTCTTTGTGCAACGACCTCAACTGGTATCTGGTCCGGTTCGTCGACCTCGCGTTGATCCGGGAGCCCAGCGTCTCGGGGGCGGAGTGGCTGAGTCGCGCGCTCGCGACCGCGATCCGGAACGGCGACGTCGACCCCGAGGACACCGGCGACCGGCTGGCGGTCTACGGCGTCGACGGCGGCCGGGTCGTCGAACCGATGTACGTGACGCGGCGGCCCGACGGGACGGTACCCGACTACGACCTCCGGGACGTTCCGGAGACCGTCACCGTCCGCGTGACCGACGCGGAGTTCGACGCCGGGTGA